AGCCCTGCATCAATTGCTTCTTGTGTTCTTTCAACGGAAACCTCTTTCGTTACAGCAATAATTTGAACGTTAGTTGCTTCACGATTTGAGCGTTGTTGTGCTGTTTGAATTTGACTATTAATTTTGTCTAAATTTGTTAAGATTTTCGTCACTGTTTTTCCCAACTTTACAACTTAGTTTCCTTTATTGTAACAAGCAACTCTTGATTTATCAATGAATAGCCTGACCTATTAATACTGATACATCCACGTTGCTTAAACGACATGAGAGGCTACAGTCTTACTGTTCAAAAAATAGAAGCAAGCCACACAGATGCTATGATTCTACGATAATGCCTTTACTAGAATGACATCCTTTCCTACAACAAGAACATCCTTCATATGGACTTTTCTAATCGACTCTTCTCCTCTAAAAAAACCTAGATACTTTCTCGGCTCTGCAATCATAAACGCAGTTACATAGCCAGTTTCTTTCGATACCTCTGCATCTACGACAAAGCCTAAAAAACGTCCATTGCCTGCTTCTATTACTTCTTTTTGCTGTAACATTGAGAAACGCATTTGTATCCCTCCTACTAAATCAATACCACTCATTCCAGTGTCAATTTTAATTTAACCTAAAACTTGCATTGTTAAATGCTAACTTGCTGCTACACAGAGCAACATGCTCACATTATTGTTCTTTATTAGCTTTAATAAAATCTATGACATGTACCATCGTTTTATTTTTATCAATGAAGATAAAATGCGCACCGAAAGTTTCGGGTGCGCATTGTCTACTCACTTATAATCTTTCTGCATTGTTTCAATGGCATTTTTTTCAAGACGTGAAATTTGCGCTTGGGAAATCCCTAATTCTTTGGCAATTTCAGTTTGTGTCTCACCATAATAAAAACGCTTTGCTACAATCATTTGCTGACGTACATCTAATTTTTGCAAACTTTCCTTCACCGACACGTAGGCAACCCATTGATCTTCCGATACATCATCATCACGTAATTGGTCCATCATATAAA
This genomic interval from Lysinibacillus sphaericus contains the following:
- a CDS encoding YlmC/YmxH family sporulation protein, with the translated sequence MRFSMLQQKEVIEAGNGRFLGFVVDAEVSKETGYVTAFMIAEPRKYLGFFRGEESIRKVHMKDVLVVGKDVILVKALS